GCTTTTATATGAAATCAAATATCAAGTATTCGGAATGGTTATGTCTAGAGCCGTTAAATCCTCCATGTTCGTACTTACAATTACTGACTATGTTAAAAGCCAGTTGCTTGAACGTTATAAAATTAAACACAATAAAGTTCACACCACCCACTTGGCAGCCGATCTTAAAGTAATTAAGCCCGTGAAAGAAAAGTATATAAACGGCCCATACCTGCTGTATGTCGGCAACTTCTTCCCTTATAAAAATATCGGGCAATTAATAGAGGCGCTGCCTGGGGTTGTAGAAAAGAATCCGAATATTAAGCTGGTGTTGGTAGGTAGGGAGGATTACTTTCAGGCTCAGTTAAAGAAGCAGGCTAAAGAGCTGGGTGTGGAAGATAAGGTAGTGTTTACCGGCTTTGTGAGCGATCAAGAGTTAGCTGGTTTATACCAAAACGCGACTCTTTATACATTCCCCTCGCTCTCAGAGGGTTTTGGGCTGCCGGCGCTCGAAGCCATGAGTTATGGTGTACCGATAGCAGCCGCCAGAGCTAGTTGCCTGCCCGAGGTATTGGGTGCGTCAGCTGAATACTTTGACCCGTATAACGCAAATGATATAGCTAAAACTATTAATTCCCTTCTAGGTAATAAGAAGCGGCTGAGTGAACTTAAAAAAGCCGGGCCAGAGCACGTTAAATCATTCTCCTGGAAGCGCACTGCCGAGCAGACTCTTGAGGTATATAGACGGGCCTTGGGTCAAAAGTAAAGGTCCGCGGCATCCGTGCCGCAGACCCTGTTATTACCGCCCTGGCCACTCAGGGTTAGCCCAGGACCACCCGCGATAGCCCTTGACCTCACTGACCGCCATCTCTCGCACCTTCTTGGCACGATCGGTGGTTAGCGGTGTGGTAATAGCTCGGCCATTACCCAGACTGACCGCCACATGGCCGTACCTGCCGGTCCAGAACACCAGAGCCCCGAACGGAGCACTGCGGTTCCCCGCATACACCAGCCCCCTCTTGGCCAGGTTGCTCCAATGGGCATTGGCATCGTGATAGCCGCTGGTTGACCGGCCGTAGGCGTTGGCCACGAACCGATCACACCAATTTAGCCATGGACTGCCATTGGGCTGCTTAGCGGCCCCTATCTGGCTCCTGGCCCAACTTACCGCCCGCTGCTCTCTTGAGGGCGGTGGGGGTGAAGAAGGAGGGCTTGGCGTCGGCTCTGGGGCCGGCGTGTCATTGCTGGGAGCCGGACTCGGCTCTGATGGCGATGGTTTCGATGGTTCGGATGGTGGCGCTGGAGCCGGCTCCGGTGGTGTGGCCGGAGTAGGCTGCTGGGGAGGAGGCTGAGCCGCACCGCAGCGATCGATGCCTGGCGAGAAATCGTTGAAGCGCGGCGTTGTGACATAGTAATCACTTACCCAGCCCCTGCCAGAGATCTGATCCCAGATAGTTGAGCCTCCTACATTACTACCGGAACGCACCTGGCAGGCAATGTCGACTGTAGCACCTTCGGCCAAAGAGCCGACTTGTGAATGTTCGGTACCAGGGCCGGAACGAATCCTGAGGCCGGCCCCTTTTGTACCTTGCACCTTGTAGCAGCAGGCTGAAGCCTGGGCTTTGGTTTTGGTTTTTTGTTTACTACCGGCTACCGCTGGCCCTGAAGCCGTCAGTAAACAGCTGAGAAAAAACAAAAGGAACCACTTTGGTTCCCTCAATACTACTACCCTCTGAGGCACGCGAATCACCCTTTCTGGTTGAACGACACGTGCTAGCTAGAGCTTATGTTAAAGCATTAACGGCATGCAAGCATGAGCGGTTTTAAGAGGTGATTATTCTGATTTTTTAATCACCAGCCGGCGCCCGTTGCCCTCCCCTCGGCTTTCGGTAGTAATGCCCTGGGTTTCGGCTAGCTCGGTATGAACCAGGCGTCGCTCGGCAGGGGTCATGGGCGACAACACAGCCTCCTGACCGTCTTCCTTCACCTTTTCAGCTATCTGCTTAGCCTTTTCAACCAACCGCTCTGCGCGGGCTTTCTTATAGCCTGAGACATCGATATTTATATAGATTCTCTCGTCCGTTTTACGCTTAACAATCAT
This region of Candidatus Dormiibacterota bacterium genomic DNA includes:
- a CDS encoding glycosyltransferase family 1 protein translates to MKKPEPAKIVIDGRMLSWTGVGRYTHHLLEELQQLDKVNMYTVLVLPSDNWQPTASNFRRVEANFKPYGLGEQAGLRRLLNRLQADVVHFTAPNSPLFYTGRRVTTIHDLTLIDYKNVKGSRLLYEIKYQVFGMVMSRAVKSSMFVLTITDYVKSQLLERYKIKHNKVHTTHLAADLKVIKPVKEKYINGPYLLYVGNFFPYKNIGQLIEALPGVVEKNPNIKLVLVGREDYFQAQLKKQAKELGVEDKVVFTGFVSDQELAGLYQNATLYTFPSLSEGFGLPALEAMSYGVPIAAARASCLPEVLGASAEYFDPYNANDIAKTINSLLGNKKRLSELKKAGPEHVKSFSWKRTAEQTLEVYRRALGQK
- a CDS encoding SH3 domain-containing protein, with the protein product MFFLSCLLTASGPAVAGSKQKTKTKAQASACCYKVQGTKGAGLRIRSGPGTEHSQVGSLAEGATVDIACQVRSGSNVGGSTIWDQISGRGWVSDYYVTTPRFNDFSPGIDRCGAAQPPPQQPTPATPPEPAPAPPSEPSKPSPSEPSPAPSNDTPAPEPTPSPPSSPPPPSREQRAVSWARSQIGAAKQPNGSPWLNWCDRFVANAYGRSTSGYHDANAHWSNLAKRGLVYAGNRSAPFGALVFWTGRYGHVAVSLGNGRAITTPLTTDRAKKVREMAVSEVKGYRGWSWANPEWPGR
- a CDS encoding R3H domain-containing nucleic acid-binding protein, translating into MAEGDLVKEAEKTLADLLAFFEVNPKISSNLDGETLELLIEIDQPGRLIGHHGDTLKAIQHTMNMIVKRKTDERIYINIDVSGYKKARAERLVEKAKQIAEKVKEDGQEAVLSPMTPAERRLVHTELAETQGITTESRGEGNGRRLVIKKSE